From the bacterium genome, the window CGCCGGCGACTGGAACGACCTGGACGACACCGTGCGCCGACGCCTGAAGGACCTGGGCTACTCCGAGTAGTCGCCCTTGCGACCGGAGCCGAACGGACGACGGCCCGGATCCCCTGCGGATCCGGGCCGTCGTCGCCTTCGCAGCGGGACCTCGGGCGGGAGCTACACCTCGACCGCCAGCTCGGCCACCTTGCGGGCCAGGGCCAGGAACGCCTCGCGCACCGGCCCCTCCTCGCGGGCGGCGGGCTTGCCGGCGTCGCCGCCCTTGCGGATGGCCGGGTCGATGGGGATCTCCGCGAGCAGGGGCAGGTCGTACTGCCGGGCCACCTCGGCGCCGCCGCCGCGGCCGAAGATGTCGAACTGCTGGCCGCTGTCCGGACACACGAAGTAGCTCATGTTCTCGACGATGCCCAGCACCGGCACCTCGGTCTCGCCGAACATGCGGATGCCGCGGCGCACGTCGGCCAGGGCGACCTCCTGCGGCGTGGTGACCATGACCACGCCCGACAGGGGCACCTGCTGCACGAGGGTGAGCTGGGCGTCGCCGGTGCCCGGCGGCATGTCGACCACGAGGAAATCGAGGTCGGACCACTGCACGTCCTTGAGGAACTGCTTGATGGCCGAGAAGACGAGCGGCCCGCGCCAGATCACGGGCTGGTCGGGGGGCAGCAGCAGGCCCATGCTGATGATCTGCAGGCCGTGGGCCTTCACGGGATGGATCTTGCGGTCGTCGGTGACCTCGGGGCCCTCCGTCAGCGCGAGCATCGTCGGCACCGAGGGGCCGTAGACGTCGGCGTCGAGCAGGCCCACCTTGTGGCCGTTGTCGGCCAGGGCCAGGGCCAGGTTCACCGCGACCGAGGACTTGCCGACGCCGCCCTTGGCGCTGGCCACGGCGATGACCTTGCGCACGCCGGGCAGCTTGGCGCGGTCGGCGAAGGGGTCGGGCGACTGGCCGTGGGGGCCGCGCGGGGCCTGCTTCGGCCGGCTGCGGTCGTCGATGGGCACCTGCACGGAGAGCACGCCCGGCAGCGCGGAGACCCGGGCGGCCACGTCCTCGCGGACCTTGGCGATGGTCTCGTCCTTCTCGGTGGTCTTGACCACCGTCACGACGACCTCGCCGCCGGTGACCTTGATCTCGCCGATGAGGCCGATCTTCACCACGTCGACCTTCGTGCCGGGGA encodes:
- a CDS encoding Mrp/NBP35 family ATP-binding protein — its product is MEALKEVHVPGTKVDVVKIGLIGEIKVTGGEVVVTVVKTTEKDETIAKVREDVAARVSALPGVLSVQVPIDDRSRPKQAPRGPHGQSPDPFADRAKLPGVRKVIAVASAKGGVGKSSVAVNLALALADNGHKVGLLDADVYGPSVPTMLALTEGPEVTDDRKIHPVKAHGLQIISMGLLLPPDQPVIWRGPLVFSAIKQFLKDVQWSDLDFLVVDMPPGTGDAQLTLVQQVPLSGVVMVTTPQEVALADVRRGIRMFGETEVPVLGIVENMSYFVCPDSGQQFDIFGRGGGAEVARQYDLPLLAEIPIDPAIRKGGDAGKPAAREEGPVREAFLALARKVAELAVEV